Proteins from one Xenopus tropicalis strain Nigerian chromosome 1, UCB_Xtro_10.0, whole genome shotgun sequence genomic window:
- the sh3d19 gene encoding SH3 domain-containing protein 19 isoform X3, with the protein MLTDSGHGVCLQERPERNKPEHRFPGQGPLSSIRAVIKRTSRTTTQSEQQRERRRPEITIVAAEPIGPGSWFHGGPPAGLGFPPPPPPQWRPSESHPAEQPPSYEQVIKEINQVQVTTSNCNAEPRRTTTCATQTDFQVDEDQNVPVSNVIDQPVFCNQEPLTAQKAPEISRQSLTFLTSNVNSSTQQVAVCNSTETTVRQDDPNAFRPPVPRPRTKSNLRPVGNNFLSIYQDNSEQFVPSTLEGELSFHPCSSFDDSFFEANNMSHERSQNSIVSRIKAFESQTEASEQPRRPEIVPRTFNNRGSGAVKPTPAPKPVSNKTSGEWELSNDNKPKVTPREGLVPPKLPDAGSTVKPELPKKPKPGVAKSSSSEFPDSGLGASLSLNNNIHDAERKVPIPAPRPMLPKKSSQSELPALPTAVPRPHVAAPKPFVATQAKAFSTSELPAVRIPPPVAQNKSVGELDLISFDDDALSPVLLPSTEATNGTKATADPFQSYSTDDAEKEQPVPPALQRKPTVIRISGKLGKSSEELQVPPPLPAEKPVGSLYNKSSMRPRPVGRKDWESTESIEETWTKPVLPTRPVGIKVMETPSQPQKGPPGRPPPPKVSRNSTRDGFPRSASDVGFNAKHNTSGISRSKSHVIKRQQPDLPPRPKPGHPLYNKYTLPLPHGIADKDVVSSKPGELSCKRGEVLVLLEQTDNNSIQCHKGSATGEVKISNMTIITPLDDDVETRNNVSSGDDSHVPHAIILHDFRGEQASDLSLNSGETVYLLEKIDSEWYRGKSKGGTGLFPANHIRVIVDVPSKGLQKKPSIPSSIKGARCVARFEFIGDQKDELSFSEGDIIALKEYINDEWAKGELKGQTGAFPINFVEIIEDLPAGGLSKMMADAAHSQKKSGASAQQPQVSGEWAEALYDFHGEAEEDLPFKKGDKIQVIERLDTEWYKGRLNGRDGILPSAFVQVSSGTKPWQTQEGKAGKARALYDFCGENEDELSFKAGDIISGLESIDHEWMSGELYGKSGIFPKNFVQQC; encoded by the exons ACGCCCAGAGATAACAATTGTTGCCGCTGAGCCCATTGGTCCTGGATCTTGGTTTCATGGTGGACCACCAGCTGGACTGGGGTTTCCTCCTCCACCACCCCCACAGTGGAGGCCCAGTGAATCTCATCCAGCAGAG CAGCCGCCATCCTATGAGCAGGTGATTAAAGAAATCAACCAAGTTCAAGTTACCACATCCAACTGTAATGCAGAGCCCCGACGCACTACAACCTGTGCAACACAAACTGATTTTCAGGTGGACGAAGATCAAAACGTTCCAGTCAGTAATGTTATTGATCAGCCTGTCTTCTGCAATCAAGAACCACTAACAG ccCAAAAAGCTCCCGAAATATCTCGTCAGTCATTAACTTTTTTGACAAGCAATGTAAATAGCAGTACTCAACAAGTAGCAGTTTGTAACAGTACAGAGACAACTGTCAGACAAGACGATCCTAATGCCTTTAGACCCCCAGTGCCAAGACCAAGGACAAAATCCAACCTCAGACCTGTAGGAAACAATTTTCTAAGTATTTATCAAGACAACAGTGAACAGTTTGTCCCATCCACACTTGAGGGAGAGCTCTCTTTTCATCCTTGCTCTAGTTTTGATGACAGCTTTTTTGAAGCGAACAATATGAGCCATGAAAGAAGCCAAAACAGTATTGTTTCAAGGATTAAGGCTTTTGAGAGTCAAACTGAAGCTTCAGAGCAGCCTAGGAGACCAGAAATCGTGCCACGTACCTTCAATAACAGGGGCTCTGGTGCTGTTAAGCCTACACCTGCTCCCAAACCTGTCTCCAACAAGACATCTGGTGAGTGGGAGCTGTCAAACGACAATAAACCAAAAGTTACCCCAAGGGAAGGGCTGGTTCCACCTAAGCTACCAGATGCAGGTAGCACAGTAAAGCCAGAACTGCCAAAGAAACCAAAGCCTGGGGTAGCTAAAAGTAGTAGCAGTGAATTTCCTGATTCGGGTCTCGGGGCCTCACTTTCTTTAAACAACAACATTCATGATGCTGAAAGGAAAGTGCCCATTCCAGCTCCCAGACCTATGCTCCCGAAGAAATCCTCACAGAGTGAGCTCCCTGCCTTGCCAACTGCAGTACCCAGGCCACATGTTGCTGCCCCAAAACCTTTTGTAGCTACACAAGCCAAAGCATTCTCAACGTCAGAACTACCTGCAGTTCGTATTCCGCCACCTGTTGCACAGAACAAATCAGTTGGTGAACTAGATCTGATCAGTTTTGATGATGATGCTTTATCTCCTGTTCTGCTTCCCAGTACAGAAGCCACGAATGGCACAAAGGCTACTGCTG ATCCATTCCAGTCTTATTCTACAGACGATGCTGAAAAGGAGCAGCCAGTGCCACCTGCTCTGCAGAGAAAACCTACAGTAATCAGAATCTCTGGCAAGCTAGGGAAAT CTTCTGAAGAACTTCAGGTTCCACCACCACTCCCTGCTGAGAAGCCTGTTGGAAGCCTCTACAATAAATCAAGCATGAGGCCTCGTCCTGTAGGcagaaaa GACTGGGAGTCCACAGAGTCTATAGAAGAGACTTGGACCAAGCCGGTGCTGCCTACAAG GCCTGTTGGCATTAAAGTGATGGAAACTCCTAGCCAACCACAGAAAGGCCCTCCAGGACGTCCTCCACCACCCAAAGTATCCAGAAATTCCACCCGAGACGGCTTTCCCCGATCTGCTTCTGATGTTGGTTTTAATGCAAAACACAATACATCTGGCATCAGCAGGTCAAAGAGTCATGTCATTAAAAGGCAACAACCAGATCTACCTCCCCGGCCCAAGCCTGGACATCCCCTGTACAACAAATACACA ctgcCCCTGCCTCACGGGATTGCTGATAAAGATGTTGTATCCAGTAAACCAGGAGAGCTGTCATGCAAG CGTGGAGAGGTGCTTGTACTACTGGAACAGACTGACAATAATTCCATTCAGTGCCACAAGGGTTCAGCAACTGGAGAAGTCAAAATATCCAATATGACGATTATTACTCCTCTCGACGATGATGTGGAAACCAGAAACAAT GTTAGCAGTGGTGACGACAGTCATGTTCCCCATGCCATAATACTACATGATTTCAGAGGAG AGCAAGCGTCTGATCTAAGTTTGAATTCAGGAGAGACTGTTTATCTGCTGGAGAAAATAGACAGTGAATGGTACAGAGGGAAGAGCAAAGGCGGCACTGGGTTATTTCCTGCCAATCACATCAGGGTTATT GTTGATGTTCCTAGTAAAGGGCTGCAGAAGAAGCCATCAATCCCATCTAGTATAAA GGGTGCGCGATGTGTTGCACGGTTTGAATTCATAGGAGATCAGAAGGATGAACTCAGCTTCTCAGAGGGTGACATAATTGCTCTCAAGGAATATATTAATGATGAGTGGGCCAAGGGAGAGCTTAAAGGGCAAACTGGAGCTTTCCCGATCAATTTTGTTGAAATAATAGAAGATTTACCAGCTGGAGGCCTGAGTAAAATGATGGCAG ATGCTGCACATTCACAAAAGAAGTCGGGAGCATCTGCACAG CAGCCCCAAGTATCTGGGGAATGGGCTGAAGCCCTTTATGACTTTCATGGAGAGGCTGAGGAAGATCTGCCATTTAAGAAAGGAGATAAGATCCAAGTAATAGAAAGGCTGGATACTGAATGGTACAAAGGGCGTCTGAATGGCAGAGATGGGATCCTGCCGTCTGCTTTTGTACAAGTCTCTTCAG GAACAAAGCCTTGGCAAACTCAGGAAGGAAAAGCAGGAAAGGCTCGGGCACTTTATGACTTCTGTGGGGAAAACGAGGATGAACTCTCATTTAAG
- the sh3d19 gene encoding SH3 domain-containing protein 19 isoform X4, which produces MLCWKERPERNKPEHRFPGQGPLSSIRAVIKRTSRTTTQSEQQRERRRPEITIVAAEPIGPGSWFHGGPPAGLGFPPPPPPQWRPSESHPAEQPPSYEQVIKEINQVQVTTSNCNAEPRRTTTCATQTDFQVDEDQNVPVSNVIDQPVFCNQEPLTAQKAPEISRQSLTFLTSNVNSSTQQVAVCNSTETTVRQDDPNAFRPPVPRPRTKSNLRPVGNNFLSIYQDNSEQFVPSTLEGELSFHPCSSFDDSFFEANNMSHERSQNSIVSRIKAFESQTEASEQPRRPEIVPRTFNNRGSGAVKPTPAPKPVSNKTSGEWELSNDNKPKVTPREGLVPPKLPDAGSTVKPELPKKPKPGVAKSSSSEFPDSGLGASLSLNNNIHDAERKVPIPAPRPMLPKKSSQSELPALPTAVPRPHVAAPKPFVATQAKAFSTSELPAVRIPPPVAQNKSVGELDLISFDDDALSPVLLPSTEATNGTKATADPFQSYSTDDAEKEQPVPPALQRKPTVIRISGKLGKSSEELQVPPPLPAEKPVGSLYNKSSMRPRPVGRKDWESTESIEETWTKPVLPTRPVGIKVMETPSQPQKGPPGRPPPPKVSRNSTRDGFPRSASDVGFNAKHNTSGISRSKSHVIKRQQPDLPPRPKPGHPLYNKYTLPLPHGIADKDVVSSKPGELSCKRGEVLVLLEQTDNNSIQCHKGSATGEVKISNMTIITPLDDDVETRNNVSSGDDSHVPHAIILHDFRGEQASDLSLNSGETVYLLEKIDSEWYRGKSKGGTGLFPANHIRVIVDVPSKGLQKKPSIPSSIKGARCVARFEFIGDQKDELSFSEGDIIALKEYINDEWAKGELKGQTGAFPINFVEIIEDLPAGGLSKMMADAAHSQKKSGASAQQPQVSGEWAEALYDFHGEAEEDLPFKKGDKIQVIERLDTEWYKGRLNGRDGILPSAFVQVSSGTKPWQTQEGKAGKARALYDFCGENEDELSFKAGDIISGLESIDHEWMSGELYGKSGIFPKNFVQQC; this is translated from the exons ACGCCCAGAGATAACAATTGTTGCCGCTGAGCCCATTGGTCCTGGATCTTGGTTTCATGGTGGACCACCAGCTGGACTGGGGTTTCCTCCTCCACCACCCCCACAGTGGAGGCCCAGTGAATCTCATCCAGCAGAG CAGCCGCCATCCTATGAGCAGGTGATTAAAGAAATCAACCAAGTTCAAGTTACCACATCCAACTGTAATGCAGAGCCCCGACGCACTACAACCTGTGCAACACAAACTGATTTTCAGGTGGACGAAGATCAAAACGTTCCAGTCAGTAATGTTATTGATCAGCCTGTCTTCTGCAATCAAGAACCACTAACAG ccCAAAAAGCTCCCGAAATATCTCGTCAGTCATTAACTTTTTTGACAAGCAATGTAAATAGCAGTACTCAACAAGTAGCAGTTTGTAACAGTACAGAGACAACTGTCAGACAAGACGATCCTAATGCCTTTAGACCCCCAGTGCCAAGACCAAGGACAAAATCCAACCTCAGACCTGTAGGAAACAATTTTCTAAGTATTTATCAAGACAACAGTGAACAGTTTGTCCCATCCACACTTGAGGGAGAGCTCTCTTTTCATCCTTGCTCTAGTTTTGATGACAGCTTTTTTGAAGCGAACAATATGAGCCATGAAAGAAGCCAAAACAGTATTGTTTCAAGGATTAAGGCTTTTGAGAGTCAAACTGAAGCTTCAGAGCAGCCTAGGAGACCAGAAATCGTGCCACGTACCTTCAATAACAGGGGCTCTGGTGCTGTTAAGCCTACACCTGCTCCCAAACCTGTCTCCAACAAGACATCTGGTGAGTGGGAGCTGTCAAACGACAATAAACCAAAAGTTACCCCAAGGGAAGGGCTGGTTCCACCTAAGCTACCAGATGCAGGTAGCACAGTAAAGCCAGAACTGCCAAAGAAACCAAAGCCTGGGGTAGCTAAAAGTAGTAGCAGTGAATTTCCTGATTCGGGTCTCGGGGCCTCACTTTCTTTAAACAACAACATTCATGATGCTGAAAGGAAAGTGCCCATTCCAGCTCCCAGACCTATGCTCCCGAAGAAATCCTCACAGAGTGAGCTCCCTGCCTTGCCAACTGCAGTACCCAGGCCACATGTTGCTGCCCCAAAACCTTTTGTAGCTACACAAGCCAAAGCATTCTCAACGTCAGAACTACCTGCAGTTCGTATTCCGCCACCTGTTGCACAGAACAAATCAGTTGGTGAACTAGATCTGATCAGTTTTGATGATGATGCTTTATCTCCTGTTCTGCTTCCCAGTACAGAAGCCACGAATGGCACAAAGGCTACTGCTG ATCCATTCCAGTCTTATTCTACAGACGATGCTGAAAAGGAGCAGCCAGTGCCACCTGCTCTGCAGAGAAAACCTACAGTAATCAGAATCTCTGGCAAGCTAGGGAAAT CTTCTGAAGAACTTCAGGTTCCACCACCACTCCCTGCTGAGAAGCCTGTTGGAAGCCTCTACAATAAATCAAGCATGAGGCCTCGTCCTGTAGGcagaaaa GACTGGGAGTCCACAGAGTCTATAGAAGAGACTTGGACCAAGCCGGTGCTGCCTACAAG GCCTGTTGGCATTAAAGTGATGGAAACTCCTAGCCAACCACAGAAAGGCCCTCCAGGACGTCCTCCACCACCCAAAGTATCCAGAAATTCCACCCGAGACGGCTTTCCCCGATCTGCTTCTGATGTTGGTTTTAATGCAAAACACAATACATCTGGCATCAGCAGGTCAAAGAGTCATGTCATTAAAAGGCAACAACCAGATCTACCTCCCCGGCCCAAGCCTGGACATCCCCTGTACAACAAATACACA ctgcCCCTGCCTCACGGGATTGCTGATAAAGATGTTGTATCCAGTAAACCAGGAGAGCTGTCATGCAAG CGTGGAGAGGTGCTTGTACTACTGGAACAGACTGACAATAATTCCATTCAGTGCCACAAGGGTTCAGCAACTGGAGAAGTCAAAATATCCAATATGACGATTATTACTCCTCTCGACGATGATGTGGAAACCAGAAACAAT GTTAGCAGTGGTGACGACAGTCATGTTCCCCATGCCATAATACTACATGATTTCAGAGGAG AGCAAGCGTCTGATCTAAGTTTGAATTCAGGAGAGACTGTTTATCTGCTGGAGAAAATAGACAGTGAATGGTACAGAGGGAAGAGCAAAGGCGGCACTGGGTTATTTCCTGCCAATCACATCAGGGTTATT GTTGATGTTCCTAGTAAAGGGCTGCAGAAGAAGCCATCAATCCCATCTAGTATAAA GGGTGCGCGATGTGTTGCACGGTTTGAATTCATAGGAGATCAGAAGGATGAACTCAGCTTCTCAGAGGGTGACATAATTGCTCTCAAGGAATATATTAATGATGAGTGGGCCAAGGGAGAGCTTAAAGGGCAAACTGGAGCTTTCCCGATCAATTTTGTTGAAATAATAGAAGATTTACCAGCTGGAGGCCTGAGTAAAATGATGGCAG ATGCTGCACATTCACAAAAGAAGTCGGGAGCATCTGCACAG CAGCCCCAAGTATCTGGGGAATGGGCTGAAGCCCTTTATGACTTTCATGGAGAGGCTGAGGAAGATCTGCCATTTAAGAAAGGAGATAAGATCCAAGTAATAGAAAGGCTGGATACTGAATGGTACAAAGGGCGTCTGAATGGCAGAGATGGGATCCTGCCGTCTGCTTTTGTACAAGTCTCTTCAG GAACAAAGCCTTGGCAAACTCAGGAAGGAAAAGCAGGAAAGGCTCGGGCACTTTATGACTTCTGTGGGGAAAACGAGGATGAACTCTCATTTAAG
- the sh3d19 gene encoding SH3 domain-containing protein 19 isoform X5, producing MSHERSQNSIVSRIKAFESQTEASEQPRRPEIVPRTFNNRGSGAVKPTPAPKPVSNKTSGEWELSNDNKPKVTPREGLVPPKLPDAGSTVKPELPKKPKPGVAKSSSSEFPDSGLGASLSLNNNIHDAERKVPIPAPRPMLPKKSSQSELPALPTAVPRPHVAAPKPFVATQAKAFSTSELPAVRIPPPVAQNKSVGELDLISFDDDALSPVLLPSTEATNGTKATADPFQSYSTDDAEKEQPVPPALQRKPTVIRISGKLGKSSEELQVPPPLPAEKPVGSLYNKSSMRPRPVGRKDWESTESIEETWTKPVLPTRPVGIKVMETPSQPQKGPPGRPPPPKVSRNSTRDGFPRSASDVGFNAKHNTSGISRSKSHVIKRQQPDLPPRPKPGHPLYNKYTLPLPHGIADKDVVSSKPGELSCKRGEVLVLLEQTDNNSIQCHKGSATGEVKISNMTIITPLDDDVETRNNVSSGDDSHVPHAIILHDFRGEQASDLSLNSGETVYLLEKIDSEWYRGKSKGGTGLFPANHIRVIVDVPSKGLQKKPSIPSSIKGARCVARFEFIGDQKDELSFSEGDIIALKEYINDEWAKGELKGQTGAFPINFVEIIEDLPAGGLSKMMADAAHSQKKSGASAQQPQVSGEWAEALYDFHGEAEEDLPFKKGDKIQVIERLDTEWYKGRLNGRDGILPSAFVQVSSGTKPWQTQEGKAGKARALYDFCGENEDELSFKAGDIISGLESIDHEWMSGELYGKSGIFPKNFVQQC from the exons ATGAGCCATGAAAGAAGCCAAAACAGTATTGTTTCAAGGATTAAGGCTTTTGAGAGTCAAACTGAAGCTTCAGAGCAGCCTAGGAGACCAGAAATCGTGCCACGTACCTTCAATAACAGGGGCTCTGGTGCTGTTAAGCCTACACCTGCTCCCAAACCTGTCTCCAACAAGACATCTGGTGAGTGGGAGCTGTCAAACGACAATAAACCAAAAGTTACCCCAAGGGAAGGGCTGGTTCCACCTAAGCTACCAGATGCAGGTAGCACAGTAAAGCCAGAACTGCCAAAGAAACCAAAGCCTGGGGTAGCTAAAAGTAGTAGCAGTGAATTTCCTGATTCGGGTCTCGGGGCCTCACTTTCTTTAAACAACAACATTCATGATGCTGAAAGGAAAGTGCCCATTCCAGCTCCCAGACCTATGCTCCCGAAGAAATCCTCACAGAGTGAGCTCCCTGCCTTGCCAACTGCAGTACCCAGGCCACATGTTGCTGCCCCAAAACCTTTTGTAGCTACACAAGCCAAAGCATTCTCAACGTCAGAACTACCTGCAGTTCGTATTCCGCCACCTGTTGCACAGAACAAATCAGTTGGTGAACTAGATCTGATCAGTTTTGATGATGATGCTTTATCTCCTGTTCTGCTTCCCAGTACAGAAGCCACGAATGGCACAAAGGCTACTGCTG ATCCATTCCAGTCTTATTCTACAGACGATGCTGAAAAGGAGCAGCCAGTGCCACCTGCTCTGCAGAGAAAACCTACAGTAATCAGAATCTCTGGCAAGCTAGGGAAAT CTTCTGAAGAACTTCAGGTTCCACCACCACTCCCTGCTGAGAAGCCTGTTGGAAGCCTCTACAATAAATCAAGCATGAGGCCTCGTCCTGTAGGcagaaaa GACTGGGAGTCCACAGAGTCTATAGAAGAGACTTGGACCAAGCCGGTGCTGCCTACAAG GCCTGTTGGCATTAAAGTGATGGAAACTCCTAGCCAACCACAGAAAGGCCCTCCAGGACGTCCTCCACCACCCAAAGTATCCAGAAATTCCACCCGAGACGGCTTTCCCCGATCTGCTTCTGATGTTGGTTTTAATGCAAAACACAATACATCTGGCATCAGCAGGTCAAAGAGTCATGTCATTAAAAGGCAACAACCAGATCTACCTCCCCGGCCCAAGCCTGGACATCCCCTGTACAACAAATACACA ctgcCCCTGCCTCACGGGATTGCTGATAAAGATGTTGTATCCAGTAAACCAGGAGAGCTGTCATGCAAG CGTGGAGAGGTGCTTGTACTACTGGAACAGACTGACAATAATTCCATTCAGTGCCACAAGGGTTCAGCAACTGGAGAAGTCAAAATATCCAATATGACGATTATTACTCCTCTCGACGATGATGTGGAAACCAGAAACAAT GTTAGCAGTGGTGACGACAGTCATGTTCCCCATGCCATAATACTACATGATTTCAGAGGAG AGCAAGCGTCTGATCTAAGTTTGAATTCAGGAGAGACTGTTTATCTGCTGGAGAAAATAGACAGTGAATGGTACAGAGGGAAGAGCAAAGGCGGCACTGGGTTATTTCCTGCCAATCACATCAGGGTTATT GTTGATGTTCCTAGTAAAGGGCTGCAGAAGAAGCCATCAATCCCATCTAGTATAAA GGGTGCGCGATGTGTTGCACGGTTTGAATTCATAGGAGATCAGAAGGATGAACTCAGCTTCTCAGAGGGTGACATAATTGCTCTCAAGGAATATATTAATGATGAGTGGGCCAAGGGAGAGCTTAAAGGGCAAACTGGAGCTTTCCCGATCAATTTTGTTGAAATAATAGAAGATTTACCAGCTGGAGGCCTGAGTAAAATGATGGCAG ATGCTGCACATTCACAAAAGAAGTCGGGAGCATCTGCACAG CAGCCCCAAGTATCTGGGGAATGGGCTGAAGCCCTTTATGACTTTCATGGAGAGGCTGAGGAAGATCTGCCATTTAAGAAAGGAGATAAGATCCAAGTAATAGAAAGGCTGGATACTGAATGGTACAAAGGGCGTCTGAATGGCAGAGATGGGATCCTGCCGTCTGCTTTTGTACAAGTCTCTTCAG GAACAAAGCCTTGGCAAACTCAGGAAGGAAAAGCAGGAAAGGCTCGGGCACTTTATGACTTCTGTGGGGAAAACGAGGATGAACTCTCATTTAAG